From one Halothece sp. PCC 7418 genomic stretch:
- a CDS encoding NUDIX hydrolase: protein MHKPDEIRFLVLGLIKDRDRAFLSEGYDSTKEEYFYRALGGGVEFGETSYEALKREFQEELDTEVTNIRYLTCLESLFSFNGQPGHEVIQVYQCDFADPEFYTIEEITFNEGKRQKVARWVDLEKCRSGELKVVPEPMVEYL from the coding sequence ATGCACAAACCTGATGAGATTCGCTTTTTAGTCCTTGGTTTAATTAAAGATCGCGATCGCGCTTTTTTATCCGAAGGCTATGATTCCACAAAAGAAGAATATTTCTATCGCGCTTTAGGGGGTGGCGTTGAATTTGGCGAAACCAGTTACGAAGCCCTCAAGCGAGAGTTTCAAGAAGAATTGGATACTGAAGTCACCAATATCCGATATTTAACTTGTCTCGAAAGTCTCTTTTCTTTTAATGGTCAACCAGGACATGAGGTGATTCAGGTTTATCAATGTGATTTTGCTGACCCTGAATTTTATACCATTGAAGAAATCACTTTTAATGAGGGGAAACGCCAAAAAGTTGCTCGTTGGGTCGATTTAGAAAAATGTCGATCTGGGGAATTAAAAGTCGTTCCTGAACCAATGGTTGAGTATCTTTAA
- a CDS encoding glycosyltransferase family 39 protein gives MIFQQLNWWRISLVILIILGIYLRLTNLEEKVYWVEEVKTSLYSAGYTETELSEETPVGKVLDVRFLENYQNLDSETSLWQTTKAITTNEPSPLYYFLTRFSMETLGSEIKITRGLSAVISLGSLPAIYWLSLEVFASTLIAEVSLGLVAISPFHILYSQEATEYSLLTVTIILMSAVFLWAMRRPTPSTWFAYSGTVAVGLYAHPLAGLVSFGHGIYALFSQRWRLNQVILIYILYAGLGLILFMPWLFILIFRENQMADWMLQNLPFPLFLQRWLIHIVGSVYDLQMGYTERLFDIENFQDISLSLTQVWVYLLLAIFILMSYSFYFLYRQGTPAQWWFILTLIGVTGLGLAVPDFVTGGQRSTISRYAIACHIGVELTLAYCLGSYLKFSVKNNRKNLWKIIFVATFTLSLISSLVLHNAATWWNKYSSYYNHEVAEIINQSEQSLVVGDISRIARTLSLSHDLKPQTQFIFFNETTQIKLPENYPDIYVFRPLQSLLDGLKTQDYSVTVRHEKGKLWQVETVNSTE, from the coding sequence ATGATTTTTCAGCAACTGAATTGGTGGCGGATCAGTTTAGTCATTTTAATTATTTTAGGGATTTATTTACGGTTGACCAACCTTGAAGAAAAAGTGTATTGGGTGGAGGAAGTAAAAACGTCGCTGTACTCTGCTGGATATACAGAAACCGAGTTAAGTGAAGAAACACCCGTTGGGAAGGTTCTAGATGTAAGATTTTTAGAAAATTATCAAAACCTTGATTCAGAAACCTCACTTTGGCAAACGACAAAAGCGATTACTACTAATGAACCTTCTCCCCTTTACTATTTTCTCACTCGTTTCAGTATGGAGACATTGGGGAGTGAAATTAAGATTACTAGAGGACTTTCCGCAGTGATCAGTTTGGGGAGTTTACCTGCGATTTATTGGTTGAGTTTAGAAGTGTTTGCTTCCACTTTAATTGCTGAAGTTTCTCTGGGATTAGTTGCTATTTCTCCTTTCCATATTCTCTACAGCCAAGAAGCAACAGAATATAGTTTACTGACAGTAACAATTATTTTGATGAGTGCGGTTTTTTTATGGGCGATGCGTCGTCCGACTCCTTCCACTTGGTTCGCTTATAGTGGGACAGTTGCTGTAGGATTATATGCCCATCCGTTAGCAGGTTTAGTCTCTTTTGGACATGGCATTTATGCGTTATTTTCGCAGAGATGGCGTTTAAATCAAGTGATTTTAATTTATATTTTATATGCAGGTTTAGGTTTGATTCTTTTTATGCCTTGGCTCTTCATTTTGATTTTTCGTGAGAATCAGATGGCGGATTGGATGTTGCAGAATCTTCCTTTTCCTCTTTTCTTACAACGGTGGCTAATTCATATCGTCGGATCAGTTTATGATTTACAAATGGGTTACACAGAACGGTTATTTGATATCGAAAACTTTCAAGATATATCGTTAAGTTTAACTCAGGTTTGGGTTTATTTATTACTGGCTATTTTCATTTTAATGAGTTATAGTTTTTATTTTCTTTATCGCCAAGGAACGCCAGCGCAATGGTGGTTTATTCTAACTTTAATTGGAGTCACTGGTTTGGGGTTAGCCGTTCCTGATTTCGTAACAGGAGGACAACGGTCAACGATTAGTCGTTACGCGATCGCGTGTCATATTGGAGTAGAATTAACTCTCGCTTATTGTTTAGGAAGCTATCTCAAATTTTCAGTTAAAAATAACCGTAAAAATCTCTGGAAAATTATTTTTGTCGCCACCTTTACCCTCAGCCTGATTTCTAGCTTGGTTCTGCACAATGCTGCAACATGGTGGAATAAATATAGCAGTTACTATAATCATGAAGTTGCGGAGATTATTAATCAATCAGAACAATCTCTTGTGGTTGGGGATATTTCTAGAATTGCCAGAACGCTGTCTTTAAGTCATGACTTGAAACCACAAACACAATTTATCTTTTTTAATGAAACAACTCAGATCAAACTGCCAGAAAATTATCCAGATATCTATGTTTTTCGTCCCCTTCAGTCCTTGTTAGACGGTTTAAAGACTCAAGATTATTCAGTTACAGTTCGTCATGAAAAAGGCAAACTCTGGCAAGTCGAAACAGTGAACAGCACAGAATAA
- the pdxH gene encoding pyridoxamine 5'-phosphate oxidase has protein sequence MNATSNVAELRRNYTRAGLNETDADPNPFTQFQTWFDQALSAELPEPNAMTLATATPEGKPSARIVLLKGFDEIGFVFYTNYASRKGQQLADNPWASLVFWWAELERQVRIEGRVEKVSQDESEAYFASRPFGSRLGAWASPQSEVISSRGILEEKVTHLETQYSEEDSVPKPPNWGGYRLKPTEIEFWQGRPSRLHDRLRYRQQADGTWLRERLAP, from the coding sequence ATGAATGCTACGTCAAATGTTGCTGAGTTACGTCGCAACTATACCCGTGCGGGATTGAACGAAACAGACGCGGATCCCAACCCTTTTACACAGTTTCAAACTTGGTTTGACCAGGCTCTATCTGCTGAGTTACCCGAACCCAACGCAATGACCCTCGCCACCGCAACCCCAGAGGGAAAACCGTCAGCCCGTATTGTTCTCTTAAAAGGCTTTGATGAAATAGGGTTTGTTTTCTATACAAATTATGCCAGCCGAAAAGGACAACAATTAGCTGATAATCCTTGGGCTTCGTTAGTATTCTGGTGGGCGGAATTAGAACGACAAGTGCGTATTGAAGGGAGAGTAGAAAAAGTTTCTCAAGATGAGTCAGAAGCGTATTTTGCCAGTCGTCCTTTTGGATCAAGATTAGGGGCTTGGGCTTCTCCCCAAAGTGAAGTGATTTCTTCGCGAGGAATTTTAGAAGAAAAAGTCACTCATTTAGAAACTCAATATAGTGAGGAAGACAGTGTTCCTAAACCGCCAAATTGGGGCGGATATCGTCTGAAACCTACAGAAATTGAATTTTGGCAAGGTCGTCCTAGTCGCCTCCATGATCGGTTACGATATCGTCAGCAAGCGGATGGCACTTGGTTACGAGAACGGTTAGCCCCCTAG
- a CDS encoding sirohydrochlorin chelatase gives MLEKTAYLLVYHGSRDPRPQQEMDRLAKEIQTQLAEEFVVSAQPGRRTAVLTKPPEPLVYTAALELAPLPLERAIAQLSQDLAPKGIMELQILPLFLLPGVHVREDIPEAVKIAQQAVGTDMRITLKPYLGQSPLMAKKLQAAFSDVTHSARIIISHGSRRPGGNQPLETLAQQVGVKPAYWSVSPTLTEQVAGLVEAGTSAIEIMPYFLFPGGITDAIAREVQTLQAQFPSVHLQFGQPLSRHFSLADLIIQDMIL, from the coding sequence TTGTTAGAAAAAACTGCTTATCTTTTGGTCTATCACGGAAGCCGTGACCCGCGCCCCCAGCAAGAAATGGATCGCTTGGCAAAAGAGATTCAAACTCAACTTGCTGAAGAGTTCGTTGTTTCAGCACAGCCAGGAAGGAGAACAGCGGTTTTAACCAAACCTCCCGAGCCTCTGGTTTATACAGCAGCCTTAGAACTTGCCCCACTCCCTCTAGAACGCGCGATCGCGCAACTGAGTCAAGACTTAGCCCCAAAAGGAATCATGGAATTACAAATCCTGCCCCTCTTTCTCCTGCCTGGGGTTCATGTGCGAGAAGATATCCCAGAAGCCGTCAAAATTGCCCAGCAAGCGGTGGGAACTGACATGAGGATTACCCTTAAACCTTACCTCGGACAATCCCCTTTAATGGCGAAAAAATTGCAGGCTGCCTTCTCAGATGTAACCCACTCCGCTAGAATAATAATTTCCCATGGGAGTCGTCGTCCAGGAGGCAATCAACCTCTAGAAACCTTGGCGCAACAAGTGGGAGTTAAACCTGCTTATTGGTCGGTTTCTCCGACGCTGACGGAACAAGTAGCGGGCTTAGTAGAAGCAGGAACATCGGCAATTGAAATTATGCCCTATTTTCTGTTTCCTGGTGGCATTACTGACGCGATCGCGCGGGAAGTGCAAACCCTACAAGCCCAGTTTCCAAGTGTGCATTTGCAGTTTGGACAGCCCTTAAGCCGTCATTTCTCCCTGGCTGATCTCATTATTCAAGATATGATTCTATGA
- the cobA gene encoding uroporphyrinogen-III C-methyltransferase has product MTDQKTLGKVYLVGAGPGDPGLFTLKGKTLLEHADIVIYDALVSSAILAMINPQAEKINAGKRRGRHSKLQSETTELMIEKAQTNAVVVRLKGGDPFVFGRGGEEMGDLVNAGVPVEVVPGITSGVAAPAYAGIPLTHRDISSSVTFVTGHESVGKYRPQVNWSAIAHGSETIVIYMGVQNLSHIIEQLKGAGLSGATPIALIRWGTCAEQQDLIGSLDTIIEQKEKEDFSAPAIAVIGKVVDLHEALQQ; this is encoded by the coding sequence ATGACCGATCAAAAAACCCTTGGTAAAGTTTATCTCGTTGGTGCTGGACCCGGTGATCCTGGCTTATTTACCCTGAAAGGGAAAACCCTTCTCGAACACGCCGATATTGTGATTTATGATGCTTTGGTCAGCAGTGCCATTTTAGCGATGATTAACCCCCAAGCGGAAAAGATTAATGCAGGGAAACGACGCGGGCGACATTCTAAGTTACAGTCCGAAACCACTGAACTTATGATTGAAAAAGCGCAGACCAATGCAGTGGTAGTCCGTCTTAAAGGGGGAGATCCCTTTGTCTTTGGGCGCGGTGGCGAAGAAATGGGCGATTTAGTTAATGCAGGTGTTCCTGTGGAAGTGGTTCCTGGAATTACTTCTGGTGTTGCAGCCCCCGCCTATGCAGGGATTCCCTTAACTCATCGTGATATAAGCTCCTCAGTCACATTTGTTACGGGACATGAATCGGTTGGCAAGTATCGTCCCCAAGTCAATTGGAGCGCGATCGCGCACGGGTCAGAAACAATTGTCATTTATATGGGCGTGCAGAATCTTAGCCATATTATTGAACAACTCAAGGGTGCTGGGTTAAGCGGTGCAACTCCCATTGCTTTGATTCGCTGGGGAACTTGCGCCGAACAACAAGACTTGATTGGGTCGCTTGATACCATTATTGAACAGAAAGAAAAAGAAGATTTTTCCGCACCCGCGATCGCTGTCATAGGAAAAGTTGTTGATCTGCATGAGGCTTTGCAACAGTGA
- a CDS encoding DUF2442 domain-containing protein, producing MSFDNGAEFAFPASLAEGLQNATSDELAAVEVTPLGEGLHWELLDVDLSIPHLLDQVYGSKKWMQQLSLKTF from the coding sequence ATTAGCTTTGATAATGGTGCTGAATTTGCTTTTCCAGCTTCCTTAGCAGAAGGATTACAAAATGCAACTTCTGATGAGTTAGCAGCAGTAGAAGTTACCCCCTTAGGTGAAGGATTACATTGGGAATTATTGGATGTTGATTTAAGTATTCCTCATCTTTTAGATCAAGTGTATGGATCTAAAAAGTGGATGCAACAATTGTCTTTGAAAACTTTCTGA
- a CDS encoding IctB family putative bicarbonate transporter — MTSEKTSSELSLSRWRGGSFIYRLVGLFSPWREGSYLLQWAEPLGMALMGLVVALTPFVSSTLVGVLLIAGAGYWGILTLSERNLIGLTPIHLLVLLYWGVATIAVAFSPVKAEAFRGWITLTLYLLWFALSARVLRSPSLRNWTIALYLLVSLVISVYGIRQEIFGVDQLATWNDPESELAESTRAYSYLGNPNLLAGYLISAIALSISALWVWRTWLQKGLAFTALLVNTYCLYATDSRGGWIALVGLLAIYFLLLYYWYRDALPQFWRIWLLPLVFAFFAGLILTAITFVEPLRLRVMSIFAGREDSSNNFRLNVWYAVFEMIRDRPWSGIGPGHSAFNAVYPLYQRPNYTALSAYSIYLEHLVEMGAIGFIAFLGLLGSIAYHGWRKMTILREIGEREGFWIIGAIAAIVGMLTHGLVDTVWYRPEISTLWWLMVALVASYYPQIDAADEE, encoded by the coding sequence ATGACTTCTGAAAAAACCAGTTCTGAATTATCGCTCTCTCGTTGGCGTGGTGGAAGTTTTATTTATCGGCTTGTGGGGCTATTTTCTCCTTGGCGTGAAGGAAGTTATCTATTGCAATGGGCGGAACCGTTGGGAATGGCTTTAATGGGGTTAGTCGTTGCTTTAACACCCTTTGTCTCTTCAACGCTGGTGGGAGTGTTACTGATTGCTGGGGCGGGCTATTGGGGCATTTTAACCCTATCGGAACGTAATCTTATTGGTTTAACTCCCATTCATCTGCTGGTTTTATTATATTGGGGCGTTGCAACGATCGCGGTTGCGTTTTCGCCAGTGAAAGCAGAGGCGTTTCGAGGTTGGATCACATTAACGCTTTATTTGTTATGGTTTGCATTGTCAGCACGAGTCTTAAGATCGCCTTCCCTTCGCAATTGGACGATCGCGCTGTATCTGCTGGTTTCCCTTGTCATCAGCGTCTATGGGATTCGTCAAGAGATTTTTGGCGTGGATCAACTGGCGACATGGAATGACCCAGAATCGGAATTAGCGGAATCCACACGAGCATATAGTTATTTAGGAAATCCTAACTTACTGGCGGGTTATTTAATTAGCGCGATCGCGCTTTCGATTTCTGCACTTTGGGTGTGGCGCACTTGGCTACAAAAAGGGCTTGCTTTCACCGCTTTACTCGTCAATACTTACTGTCTCTATGCGACAGATTCCCGTGGCGGTTGGATTGCTTTGGTGGGATTATTAGCAATCTATTTCTTACTTCTTTACTATTGGTATCGGGATGCGTTACCGCAGTTTTGGCGGATCTGGTTACTCCCGTTAGTGTTTGCGTTTTTTGCAGGATTAATCTTAACCGCCATTACCTTTGTCGAGCCGTTACGATTGCGCGTGATGAGCATTTTTGCAGGACGTGAAGACAGTAGTAATAACTTTCGCCTGAATGTGTGGTATGCGGTTTTTGAAATGATTCGCGATCGCCCTTGGTCGGGGATTGGTCCAGGTCATTCCGCATTTAACGCCGTGTATCCCCTCTATCAACGTCCCAACTATACCGCATTAAGTGCCTATTCGATTTATTTAGAACATTTGGTTGAAATGGGCGCGATTGGGTTTATCGCCTTCCTTGGCTTACTGGGAAGCATTGCGTATCACGGTTGGCGGAAAATGACTATATTACGAGAGATAGGGGAACGAGAAGGTTTTTGGATTATTGGCGCGATCGCTGCGATTGTGGGAATGCTAACCCACGGCTTAGTCGATACCGTGTGGTATCGTCCTGAAATTAGTACCCTTTGGTGGTTAATGGTGGCTTTAGTGGCTAGTTATTATCCGCAAATTGATGCTGCTGATGAGGAGTGA
- a CDS encoding dynamin-like GTPase family protein codes for MTQLPQQCSGLSDQVNTILELLREESSLTPKPKTVIVEADLKKAIAPKFYIVFAGAFSAGKSMLINALLERELLYSAEGHATGTECSIEYAEAGEERVILTFLSQAEILEQVNILCSHLEFDPLTEVEINQSEAVATYQEDCKYVIQAEGGEGRSELAKKARALSLLLEGYQKNPDRIGEKENKTYSMGELNFYNLTEAATYARRGSNSAVLKRLQYYCHHPLLADGNVIIDTPGIDAPVERDRALTYDKIKSPDTSAVVCVLKPASAGEMTTEETELLELIKENPGVRDRVFYVFNRIDETWYNAQLRQRLEGLVSEQFYSSDRVYQTSALLGFYGSQIKQTSERDRFGLDSIFSDSVRTLGGEEETPQFVSEFNNYCGNSGKLANSIFRVSVHGYETPNQNYIRILSEWGNPLINQLIEDSGIETFRSAIARYLTEEKRPQLFVTLADDLEELCIPLVEHWKAVYRDLISQPQEIDAMKQQELQQLNQQLKSVAKEFEEHLSQEVNDLIVNGDSAFEADFNKLQARMVSRLDELLQTFSVRDAYSRATASHPNNSTAPLIAVLVEALYYLANELEKVLEESAEVVIENYFQRLQEKLRHQDYYRRLYRLLGDDGGIEDQLKTLKETLLIAIKNAAHTECDRYVRESPRFYDEGTFSIYQFRQTLQQTSQSYDAESMVEAEPSIRQLLKLDFEPKVDKTIRSNFRQTINNTLKKNLLPMAKEQEEAILQQYEKARTNLEQTLAEEAEGKIAKNLQMQTEILAKVKRYNEAVQGINSCLQQLELYESQLSEISLPH; via the coding sequence ATGACACAACTCCCTCAGCAATGTTCAGGATTATCTGATCAAGTCAACACGATTTTAGAGTTACTGCGAGAGGAAAGCAGTCTCACGCCAAAACCGAAAACAGTAATTGTCGAGGCGGATTTAAAGAAAGCGATCGCGCCCAAGTTTTATATTGTCTTTGCGGGTGCATTTAGTGCGGGAAAATCCATGTTGATTAATGCGCTATTAGAGCGAGAATTATTATATAGTGCAGAAGGACACGCCACAGGAACGGAATGTTCTATTGAGTACGCCGAAGCAGGAGAAGAAAGAGTTATTTTAACTTTTCTCTCACAAGCCGAGATTTTAGAACAAGTGAATATTCTTTGTTCTCACTTAGAGTTTGATCCCTTAACAGAAGTAGAAATTAATCAGTCAGAAGCGGTAGCAACTTACCAAGAAGATTGCAAATATGTCATTCAAGCTGAAGGCGGAGAAGGACGTTCTGAACTGGCTAAAAAAGCAAGAGCATTATCTTTATTATTAGAAGGCTATCAGAAAAATCCTGATCGGATTGGGGAGAAAGAAAATAAAACTTACTCCATGGGAGAATTAAATTTTTATAACCTCACTGAAGCTGCAACTTATGCGCGTCGCGGAAGTAATAGTGCGGTGTTAAAACGGTTGCAATATTATTGTCATCATCCCCTATTAGCGGATGGAAATGTCATTATTGATACCCCTGGAATTGATGCGCCTGTCGAGCGCGATCGCGCTTTAACTTATGATAAGATTAAAAGCCCTGATACCTCAGCAGTGGTTTGTGTTTTAAAGCCAGCTTCTGCGGGAGAAATGACAACAGAAGAAACGGAACTTTTAGAACTGATTAAAGAAAATCCAGGCGTACGCGATCGTGTTTTTTATGTCTTTAATCGCATTGATGAAACTTGGTATAATGCTCAATTGAGGCAACGGTTAGAAGGGTTAGTTTCAGAACAGTTTTACAGCAGCGATCGCGTTTATCAAACCAGTGCTTTACTAGGGTTTTATGGAAGTCAAATTAAACAAACCAGTGAGCGCGATCGGTTTGGCTTAGACTCCATTTTTTCTGATAGTGTGAGAACCCTAGGCGGTGAAGAAGAAACCCCACAATTTGTCAGTGAATTTAATAATTATTGTGGTAATTCTGGCAAACTGGCAAATAGCATTTTTCGGGTGTCTGTTCACGGTTATGAAACCCCAAATCAAAACTATATCCGAATCTTGAGCGAATGGGGTAATCCTCTGATTAATCAACTCATTGAAGATAGTGGAATTGAAACTTTTCGCAGCGCGATCGCGCGTTATTTAACTGAAGAAAAACGTCCTCAACTCTTTGTTACCCTTGCGGATGATTTAGAAGAACTTTGTATTCCTCTCGTTGAACATTGGAAAGCAGTCTATCGTGACTTAATCAGCCAACCGCAAGAAATTGATGCAATGAAACAACAAGAATTGCAACAACTGAATCAGCAATTAAAATCGGTTGCAAAGGAATTTGAGGAACATCTTTCTCAAGAAGTCAATGATCTGATTGTGAATGGAGATAGTGCATTTGAAGCCGACTTCAATAAATTACAAGCGCGAATGGTAAGTCGCCTCGATGAATTATTACAAACTTTTTCTGTCCGCGATGCGTATAGTCGCGCCACGGCGAGTCATCCGAATAATTCTACTGCGCCTTTGATTGCAGTTTTAGTAGAGGCGTTATATTATCTTGCTAACGAATTAGAAAAAGTGCTAGAAGAAAGTGCAGAAGTTGTCATTGAAAACTACTTTCAACGTTTGCAAGAAAAATTACGCCATCAAGACTATTATCGTCGCCTTTATCGTTTATTAGGAGACGATGGTGGAATTGAAGATCAACTAAAAACTCTTAAAGAAACCTTACTCATCGCGATCAAAAATGCAGCGCATACAGAATGTGATCGCTACGTGCGAGAAAGTCCTCGTTTTTATGATGAGGGAACCTTTTCCATCTATCAATTTCGCCAAACCTTACAACAAACCTCCCAAAGTTATGATGCAGAAAGTATGGTAGAAGCTGAACCTTCAATTCGTCAGTTATTGAAGCTAGACTTTGAACCTAAAGTGGATAAAACGATTCGTAGTAACTTTCGACAAACTATCAATAATACCTTGAAAAAAAATTTGCTACCGATGGCGAAAGAACAAGAAGAAGCGATTCTTCAACAATACGAAAAAGCACGAACCAATTTAGAGCAAACCCTCGCAGAAGAAGCAGAAGGAAAGATTGCTAAAAATCTACAAATGCAGACAGAAATCTTAGCAAAAGTCAAGCGATATAACGAGGCTGTACAAGGGATTAATTCTTGTTTACAGCAGTTAGAGTTATACGAAAGCCAACTGAGTGAAATCAGTTTACCGCACTAA
- a CDS encoding KGK domain-containing protein translates to MKSVYRTKNLGWVFVAHLLSVLNFKHYTLEEVMTNNKNFLDDKDVVSILSYPFNFERTMKIEEIKKIMNEWAAEKFRQGLFPEFIKNCEVLKQDGKGWKKGQVKIKFEFIPDEPNPEEENKTTENQSLNDFRN, encoded by the coding sequence GTGAAATCAGTTTACCGCACTAAAAATCTAGGGTGGGTATTTGTTGCCCACCTTCTCTCTGTGTTAAATTTTAAGCATTATACTTTGGAGGAAGTAATGACTAATAATAAGAACTTTTTGGATGATAAAGATGTTGTATCTATTTTGTCCTATCCTTTTAATTTTGAAAGAACAATGAAAATCGAAGAAATTAAAAAAATAATGAATGAATGGGCAGCAGAAAAATTTAGACAAGGTTTATTTCCAGAATTTATTAAAAACTGTGAAGTTTTGAAGCAAGATGGGAAAGGCTGGAAGAAAGGACAAGTTAAAATTAAATTTGAGTTTATCCCTGATGAACCTAATCCAGAAGAAGAAAACAAGACAACAGAAAATCAATCCTTAAATGACTTTCGGAATTAA
- a CDS encoding KGK domain-containing protein: protein MEQEFKIRLNENDAVEIIDERENNQEQVFLRHPMFKIKDLIKTIQCRLLNISLNQFNENDERINHRKKWITEGINCELLQLGSQQWKKGKLRVNVTVEFIPDEVESPLDDVRQGSNHYES, encoded by the coding sequence ATGGAACAAGAATTTAAAATTAGATTAAACGAAAATGATGCTGTTGAAATCATAGATGAGCGAGAAAATAATCAAGAGCAAGTTTTTCTTCGCCATCCCATGTTCAAAATTAAAGATTTAATCAAGACAATTCAATGTAGATTATTAAATATTAGTCTCAATCAATTTAATGAAAACGATGAAAGGATTAACCATCGTAAAAAATGGATTACAGAAGGGATTAATTGTGAACTACTTCAACTAGGAAGTCAGCAATGGAAAAAGGGTAAACTCCGAGTTAATGTTACAGTTGAATTTATTCCTGATGAAGTTGAATCCCCTTTAGATGATGTACGTCAAGGAAGCAATCATTATGAATCGTAA
- a CDS encoding HNH endonuclease: MNRNRFQKKTSRISIPPEVKNYVFQRDNYQCRSCGKTEKQTTLELDHIIPIANGGSNDISNLQTLCRGCNQKKKHHFDQRFRRHFS; this comes from the coding sequence ATGAATCGTAATCGCTTCCAGAAGAAAACATCGCGCATTTCCATCCCACCAGAAGTGAAAAATTATGTCTTCCAACGGGATAACTATCAATGTCGCAGTTGTGGGAAAACAGAAAAACAAACTACATTAGAACTGGATCATATTATTCCTATTGCTAATGGTGGATCAAATGATATCAGCAATTTACAAACCTTATGTCGGGGTTGTAATCAAAAGAAAAAACATCATTTTGATCAACGTTTTCGTCGTCACTTTTCTTAA
- a CDS encoding Uma2 family endonuclease — MITQLEGKIYSPEAYLELEIQSEQRHEYLDGEIIPMTGGTPNHNEIASILNALLRVNLRGQPYSIFVADQRLWIPNFNIYTYPDVMVVSHPVKLQEGRNDTVTNPLMIAEVLSKSTKSYDKDEKFEAYRSLSTFQEYLLIDQYKQHLEYYSKVDIQRWLFCEYTNPEDKITLSSVPVEFQLFDLYEGLELNQ, encoded by the coding sequence ATGATTACGCAATTAGAAGGAAAAATCTATTCCCCAGAAGCCTATTTGGAATTGGAAATCCAATCTGAACAACGCCATGAGTATCTTGATGGGGAAATTATTCCCATGACTGGGGGAACACCAAATCATAATGAGATTGCAAGCATTCTTAATGCGTTACTAAGAGTCAATCTTCGCGGTCAACCTTATAGTATTTTTGTTGCTGATCAACGGCTGTGGATTCCTAATTTTAATATTTATACTTATCCCGATGTGATGGTGGTTTCTCATCCGGTGAAACTGCAAGAAGGTCGCAATGATACAGTAACGAATCCTTTAATGATTGCGGAAGTTCTCTCCAAATCAACTAAAAGCTACGATAAAGATGAGAAATTTGAAGCCTATCGTAGTCTTTCCACATTTCAAGAATATTTACTGATCGATCAGTATAAGCAACATCTTGAATACTATTCTAAAGTCGATATTCAGCGTTGGCTGTTTTGTGAATACACCAATCCAGAAGATAAAATTACTTTGTCGTCTGTTCCTGTTGAGTTCCAATTATTTGATTTATATGAGGGACTTGAACTCAATCAATAA
- a CDS encoding GUN4 domain-containing protein, whose translation MDNVNSPSTDQIAELQEKLFSQPVKKQLPIISELANAGEAGLEVLMTFLEKEGHNPTPAVGEAYIELYSATQLKTEAFLKEKFPEGVVPLKSERNIDYSPIQLALVQRDFQEADRLTLTKRCELAGEQAMQRKWIYFTEVENFPTTDLKTMDQLWYVHSQGKFGFSVQRKIWMSLGQDFPKLWTKIGWKKGNLWTRYPNEFIWDLSAPLGHLPLSNQLRGVREFASLMNHPAWKD comes from the coding sequence ATGGATAACGTGAATTCCCCTTCCACCGATCAAATTGCTGAATTACAAGAAAAACTCTTTTCGCAACCCGTCAAAAAGCAACTTCCGATTATCTCCGAACTGGCGAATGCTGGAGAAGCTGGTTTAGAGGTTTTAATGACCTTTTTAGAGAAAGAAGGACATAACCCCACCCCTGCAGTAGGAGAAGCCTATATTGAGCTATATTCTGCCACACAACTGAAAACGGAAGCCTTTTTAAAAGAGAAGTTCCCAGAAGGGGTGGTTCCGCTTAAAAGTGAACGGAATATTGACTATTCACCGATACAACTGGCGTTAGTGCAACGAGACTTTCAAGAAGCAGATCGATTAACCTTGACCAAACGCTGTGAGTTAGCAGGTGAACAAGCCATGCAACGGAAATGGATTTATTTTACCGAAGTGGAGAACTTTCCGACCACGGACTTAAAAACCATGGATCAGTTATGGTATGTCCACTCTCAGGGAAAATTTGGCTTTTCGGTACAGCGAAAAATTTGGATGTCCCTCGGACAAGACTTCCCGAAACTCTGGACAAAAATTGGTTGGAAAAAAGGAAATCTTTGGACACGCTACCCCAATGAATTTATTTGGGATCTTAGCGCGCCCTTAGGACATCTTCCCCTATCGAATCAGCTGCGAGGAGTGCGTGAGTTTGCTTCCTTGATGAATCATCCTGCTTGGAAAGATTAA